Proteins encoded by one window of Scatophagus argus isolate fScaArg1 chromosome 4, fScaArg1.pri, whole genome shotgun sequence:
- the sb:cb288 gene encoding uncharacterized protein sb:cb288 isoform X1, with protein sequence MKSDRTTSRMWTEVKNNSRTVIGSKMVDPDLLTRQLLHTVQQRNGSTAAATPPSHAEDSLGKSSGIIPGAIAATVFISFLLALYAVLWKCMVSPPKRKHSKVRVRVQQRTSV encoded by the exons ATGAAGTCTGACCGCACAACCTCGAGAATGTGGACGGaggtgaaaaacaacagcaggactGTCATCGGCTCGAAG ATGGTTGACCCAGATCTTCTTACACGGCAGCTTTTACACACAGTTCAACAGAGAAATG GTTCAACTGCAGCTGCCACTCCTCCTTCTCACGCAGAGGACTCTTTAGGGAAGAGCAGCGGAATCATCCCTG GTGCAATTGCTGCCACAgtgtttatttcctttctccttGCTCTCTACGCTGTCCTCTGGAAGTGCATGGTGTCACCGCCAAAACG AAAGCACAGCAAGGTGAGGGTTAGAGTACAACAGAGGACTTCAGTGTGA
- the sb:cb288 gene encoding uncharacterized protein sb:cb288 isoform X2, which translates to MFCKYMVDPDLLTRQLLHTVQQRNGSTAAATPPSHAEDSLGKSSGIIPGAIAATVFISFLLALYAVLWKCMVSPPKRKHSKVRVRVQQRTSV; encoded by the exons atgttttgtaaatat ATGGTTGACCCAGATCTTCTTACACGGCAGCTTTTACACACAGTTCAACAGAGAAATG GTTCAACTGCAGCTGCCACTCCTCCTTCTCACGCAGAGGACTCTTTAGGGAAGAGCAGCGGAATCATCCCTG GTGCAATTGCTGCCACAgtgtttatttcctttctccttGCTCTCTACGCTGTCCTCTGGAAGTGCATGGTGTCACCGCCAAAACG AAAGCACAGCAAGGTGAGGGTTAGAGTACAACAGAGGACTTCAGTGTGA
- the osmr gene encoding leukemia inhibitory factor receptor, which yields MVSWLVNHSRLECSIYEIQISRTENHIIIYNRNISVFSVDSDEYMWTWTSELPLECVDHSVRIRCFYNQSVLSPWSNWITNNGTQATEKIQIFPFQRVLREGTSAMFCCVPPRGVNITRITFSNYEYPLIRISDSVKSISVDNLTIPTTFIKAHSLSCSDTTGKLSRSSWNYVSFPTQKPGNLSCVTSDMTSVTCTWDSGRKRHPHDRNKQTNTLHIENSDQAPINCKQSSCTFPAVPHLEEYNISVVVKDQLGEETESYSFNISDRVFPVVEWDRVSPGVTDATVSWIIHRNLTQLNLLCQVTTDPGSTTELSCSSTNGTCQVKVEHLLPNTCYSTRVRCSVNGRLWGAWTRPVSFPTHPLVTLDVWRRIKQLSDPNSRQVTLLWTPVRFKLVCFPPNVLLWQKYWCDSKQTLSDLIRAINVPLHELCPSFHDLLFSQHVSGSATTVNIQGYVVQWLQEGQNCTKRKDSGQTQTEVLIGSGQYDFTVSAVLQRGSTIPTHITIPQRDDGENLPVLKRVSSGTAASFKLCWDEQDTATCGYTVEWCILGNAEPCTLRWMKVPEGNNTLSLPAENFKAGCRYTFNIYGCTKSGHRLLEIQTGYSQELESVPSPSLVEPVQSTSSSVTLEWRYNEDDVAHPAFITGYLVTVQEVASHTLSGHAANLFNVSVADPQRKSVTMRGLQPNQEYVFSVRALTKEGPGQPASITIRTKADYLAHLTKILTPILLLLCCTALLWPQRKMLRRGLKGIFAYPAGMNIKTPELDSFLHETCERQTLEIEECSICDIEIVDSRPPLNEETTQSDAEPLNTLPSPGSQPSPTALSLSNVLFQAEYCPQSVTALCGQPALQQTTCIINKSYFQTKEEYLSEAQQVPLSEISKPSGTAGTT from the exons ATGGTGAGCTGGCTGGTAAACCACAGTCGCTTAGAGTGCAGCATTTACGAGATCCAGATCAGCCGCACTGAAAACCACATTATTATTTACAAT AGAAATATAAGTGTATTCTCCGTGGACTCCGATGAATACATGTGGACATGGACCTCTGAGCTGCCTCTGGAGTGTGTCGATCACTCAGTCAGGATACGGTGTTTCTATAATCAGTCTGTTCTGAGTCCCTGGAGCAACTGGATAACCAACAATG GAACCCAGGCAACGGAAAAGATCCAAATATTCCCCTTCCAGCGGGTGCTAAGGGAGGGCACCAGTGCCATGTTCTGCTGTGTTCCCCCAAGAGGAGTCAATATTACCAGAATTACCTTCAGTAACTATGAATACCCTCTTATCAGAATTAGCGACAGCGTCAAGTCTATCTCTGTTGACAACTTAACCATCCCAACAACTTTTATTAAAGCTCATTCACTCAGCTGCAGTGATACAACAGGCAAGCTGAGTCGGTCATCCTGGAACTACGTCAGTT TTCCTACCCAGAAGCCTGGAAACCTCAGCTGTGTGACCTCAGACATGACAAGTGTCACTTGCACCTGGGATTCAGGCAGAAAGCGACACCCACACGACCGTAACAAGCAAACCAACACCCTCCACATAGA gaaCTCAGACCAGGCTCCCATCAACTGCAAGCAGTCATCTTGCACTTTCCCAGCTGTCCCACATTTGGAGGAATACAACATCAGTGTGGTGGTGAAGGACCAGCtgggagaggagacagagagctACAGCTTCAACATTtctgacagag TGTTTCCTGTTGTGGAGTGGGACAGAGTGAGCCCTGGGGTGACAGACGCCACCGTATCCTGGATCATACACAGGAACTTAACTCAACTGAACCTCCTCTGTCAGGTCACCACAGACCCAGGCAGCACCACCGAG CTGAGCTGCAGTAGTACAAATGGTACATGCCAAGTCAAAGTGGAACATCTACTCCCCAACACCTGCTACTCCACCAGGGTACGCTGCTCTGTCAATGGCAGACTCTGGGGAGCGTGGACGCGGCCCGTATCCTTCCCAACCC ATCCATTGGTCACCTTGGATGTATGGAGGAGAATAAAGCAGCTATCTGACCCTAACAGCCGTCAAGTTACACTGTTATGGACTCCAGTAAGATTTAAGCTTGTCTGCTTTCCTCCAAATGTTTTACTTTGGCAAAAATATTGGTGTGATAGCAAACAAACTCTGTCTGATTTAATCAGGGCAATAAATGTCCCTCTGCATGAGCTTTGCCCCAGCTTTCATGACCTCCTTTTTTCTCAGCATGTTTCTGGTTCAGCAACCACGGTGAACATTCAAGGCTACGTAGTTCAGTGGTTGCAGGAAGGCCAAAACTGCACCAAACGGAAGGACAGTGGACAAACCCAGACAGAGGTCCTCATCGGTTCGGGACAATATGATTTCACTGTCAGTGCTGTTCTCCAACGCGGCTCCACCATCCCCACTCACATCACCATCCCACAGAGAGATGATGGAG AAAACCTTCCAGTGTTGAAGCGGGTGAGCAGTGGCACAGCTGCTAGTTTTAAACTGTGCTGGGATGAGCAGGACACAGCCACCTGTGGCTATACTGTGGAGTggtgcattctgggaaatgcagAGCCTTGTACTCTGAGGTGGATGAAGGTGCCAGAGGGAAACAACACTTTGTCCCTACCTGCTG aaaactTCAAAGCAGGTTGCAGGTACACATTTAATATCTATGGATGCACAAAAAGTGGACACAGACTACTGGAGATACAGACTGGGTACTCACAAGAGCTCG AATCTGTACCCTCCCCGAGTTTGGTTGAACCTGTTCAGAGCACCTCCTCATCTGTGACACTGGAGTGGCGTTACAATGAGGATGACGTGGCTCATCCTGCTTTCATCACCGGTTACCTGGTTACAGTGCAGGAAGTAGCCTCCCACACGTTGTCAGGTCATGCTGCAA ATCTGTTCAACGTGTCAGTGGCAGATCCTCAGAGGAAGTCTGTGACCATGAGGGGTCTGCAGCCAAACCAAGAGtatgttttctctgtgagaGCTCTCACTAAGGAGGGGCCTGGACAACCTGCCAGTATCACAATCAGGACCAAGGCCGACT ACTTGGCTCACTTGACGAAGATACTGACTCCCatattgttgctgctgtgctgcaccGCTCTCCTGTGGcctcaaagaaaaat GCTGAGGAGGGGGCTGAAGGGGATATTTGCTTATCCTGCTGGAATGAACATCAAAACTCCAGAATTAGACAGCTTCCTGCATGAG ACCTGTGAAAGGCAAACTCTGGAGATTGAGGAGTGCAGCATCTGTGACATTGAGATTGTGGATAGCAGGCCTCCGCTGAATGAAGAAACCACACAGAGTGATGCTGAGCCTTTGAACACACTCCCATCTCCAGGTTCACAGCCTTCTCCTACAGCATTGTCGCTCTCCAATGTGCTGTTTCAAGCAGAGTACTGTCCACAGTCAGTCACGGCACTCTGTGGCCAACCAGCCCTTCAACAAACCACATGCATCATAAATAAGAGTTATTTTCAGACCAAGGAGGAGTATTTGTCTGAGGCACAACAAGTCCCGCTCAGTGAAATCAGCAAACCTTCTGGCACTGCAGGAACCACGTAG
- the ykt6 gene encoding synaptobrevin homolog YKT6: MKLFSLSVIHKGATKANLLKAAFELSSFSFFQRSSVQEFMTFTSALIVERTSQGSRASVKEQEYLCHVYVRNDNLGAVVIADNEYPQRVCFTLLDKVLDEFSRQVDSIDWPSGKPETISYKGLDIYLAKYQNPREADAMTKVQAELDETKIILHNTMESLLERGEKLDDLVAKSEHLGNQSKAFYKTARKQNSCCEIM, from the exons ATGAAGCTCTTCAGCCTCAGCGTCATCCACAAAGGAGCGACCAAAGCCAACCTCCTCAAAGCGGCCTTTGAACtctcctccttcagcttcttTCAGCGCTCCAG tGTTCAGGAGTTCATGACCTTCACCAGTGCCTTGATTGTTGAGCGGACATCACAAGGAAGCCGTGCCTCTGTGAAAGAACAAG AGTACCTGTGCCATGTCTATGTAAGAAACGATAACCTGGGTGCTGTGGTCATCGCAGATAATGAATACCCACAGAGAGTCTGTTTCACATTGCTAGACAAG gtatTAGACGAATTCTCCAGGCAAGTGGACAGTATAGATTGGCCCTCTGGTAAACCTGAAACCATTAGCTACAAAGGCCTGGATATTTACTTGGCTAAATACCAG AACCCCAGAGAAGCAGATGCGATGACCAAAGTGCAGGCAGAGCTGGATGAGACAAAGATcattttg CACAACACCATGGAAAGTCTcttggagagaggagaaaaactgGATGATCTTGTGGCAAAATCAGAGCACTTGGGTAACCAGTCCAAAGCCTTCTACAAGACT GCAAGGAAACAGAACTCATGCTGTGAAATCATGTGA